The Panicum virgatum strain AP13 chromosome 5K, P.virgatum_v5, whole genome shotgun sequence genome has a window encoding:
- the LOC120705650 gene encoding peroxidase P7-like, translated as MATGWLSRALWLSALAAVAALAQGQGQGLSPGFYNATCPALQAVVRRGVARAVRSEPRMGASILRLFFHDCFVNGCDASVLLDDVPGSFTGEKNAGPNANSLRGYEVIDAIKAQVEASCNATVSCADILALAARDAVNLLGGPSWTVPLGRRDARNTSASAANTNLPPPDAGLPTLLSMFRAKGLDTRDLTALSGAHTVGRARCAVFRSHIYNDTAADAAFAAGLRAGVCPAAGGDGNLAPLEPRAPDAFDNGYFRDLLARRVLLRSDQALYGGGNSTTDALVRAYAANGTAFAADFAAAMVRLGGLAPAAGSAGEVRLNCRRLN; from the exons ATGGCGACGGGGTGGCTCTCCCGGGCGCTGTGGCTctcggcgctcgccgccgtcgcggccctcgcgcaggggcaggggcaggggctgTCGCCGGGGTTCTACAACGCGACGTGCCCGGCGCTGCAGGCCGtcgtgcggcgcggcgtggcgcgggcggTCCGGAGCGAGCCGCGCATGGGGGCCTCCATCCTCCGCCTCTtcttccacgactgcttcgtcAAT GGGTGCGACGCCTCCGTCTTGCTGGACGACGTGCCGGGCAGCTTCACGGGGGAGAAGAACGCGGGGCCCAACGCCAACTCGCTGCGCGGCTACGAGGTCATCGACGCCATCAAGGCGCAGGTCGAGGCCTCCTGCAACGCCACCGTCTCCTGCGCCGAcatcctcgccctcgccgcgcgcgaCGCCGTCAACCTG CTCGGCGGGCCGAGCTGGACGGTGCCGCTGGGTCGCCGCGACGCGCGCAACACGAGCGCGAGCGCCGCAAACACCAACCTGCCGCCGCCCGACGCGGGCCTCCCCACGCTCCTGTCCATGTTCCGCGCCAAGGGCCTGGACACGCGCGACCTGACGGCGCTCTCCGGCGCGCACACCGTGGGGCGGGCCCGCTGCGCCGTCTTCCGCTCGCACATCTACAACGACaccgccgcggacgccgccttcgccgcgggcctccgcgccggcgtctgccccgccgcgggcggcgacggcaacCTCGCGCCGCTGGAGCCGCGGGCGCCCGACGCCTTCGACAACGGCTACTTCCGGGACCTGCTCGCCCGCCGCGTGCTGCTGCGCTCCGACCAGGCGCTCTACGGCGGCGGCAACAGCACCACGGACGCGCTCGTGCGCGCCTACGCCGCCAACGGGACGGCCTTCGCGGCCGACTTCGCCGCCGCGATGGTGAGGTTGGGCGGCCTGGCCCCAGCCGCCGGGAGCGCCGGCGAGGTCCGTCTCAACTGCCGGCGATTGAACTGA
- the LOC120705647 gene encoding RAN GTPase-activating protein 1-like: MDSAAQNFQPRTFSIKLWPPSESTRLMLVERMTKNLSTESIFSRKYGLLGKEEAHENAKRIEQLCFVAADEDFKKEPDGDGSSAVQLYARETSKMMLEVLKKGPRVTAESEVPVADTPLVPGDTVLDISGGKRAFIEADEAKELLSPLTKPGNSYKRICFSNRSFGVDAANVAGSILESVKNQLTEVDISDFVAGRPEDEALDVLRIFSKALEGCVLRYLNISDNALGEKGVRAFSELLKSQDNLEELYVMNDGISEDAAKALSELIPSTEKLKVLHFHNNMTGDEGAVYVAEMVKRSPNLESFRCSATRIGSDGGVALSEALGTCTHLKKLDLRDNLFGVDAGIALSKTLPKLPDLVELYLSDLNLENKGTLAIVNALKLSAPQLEVLELAGNEINAKAAPGIAECLTAMQSLKKLTLAENELKDAGAVIIAKSLEDGHTNLKELDVSTNMFQRAGARCFARAVANKPGFVQLNINGNFISDEGIDEVKDILKAGKNSLDVLGSLDENEPEGEPDDGDEDDGDEDAKDDNVEDGLDSKLQNVQVEQDDEP, from the coding sequence ATGGATTCAGCAGCACAAAACTTCCAACCCAGGACATTCTCCATCAAGCTGTGGCCACCGAGTGAAAGCACACGCCTCATGCTTGTAGAGAGGATGACCAAGAACCTGTCCACTGAGTCCATATTTTCCCGGAAGTATGGACTTTTGGGCAAGGAAGAGGCTCATGAGAATGCTAAAAGGATTGAACAGCTGTGCTTTGTAGCTGCAGATGAGGATTTCAAGAAAGAACCTGATGGTGACGGGAGTTCTGCTGTCCAGCTGTATGCTAGAGAAACTAGCAAGATGATGCTGGAAGTTCTTAAGAAAGGCCCAAGGGTTACTGCAGAATCAGAAGTGCCAGTAGCTGATACACCTCTTGTGCCTGGTGATACTGTATTAGATATATCTGGTGGCAAGCGTGCCTTTATCGAGGCAGATGAAGCAAAGGAACTGTTGAGTCCACTTACCAAACCAGGAAACTCGTATAAAAGGATTTGCTTTAGCAACAGGAGTTTTGGTGTTGATGCTGCTAATGTTGCAGGATCCATTCTCGAATCTGTTAAGAATCAGCTTACAGAGGTAGATATATCTGATTTTGTTGCAGGAAGGCCAGAAGACGAAGCTCTTGATGTGTTGCGCATATTCTCCAAAGCACTAGAGGGTTGTGTACTGAGATATCTAAACATCTCTGACAATGCACTAGGTGAGAAGGGTGTCAGGGCATTCAGTGAGCTTCTGAAATCACAGGATAATCTGGAAGAACTCTATGTCATGAATGATGGCATATCAGAGGACGCTGCAAAAGCTCTTTCTGAGCTTATTCCTTCGACTGAGAAACTTAAGGTTCTCCACTTCCACAACAACATGACTGGAGATGAAGGTGCTGTGTATGTCGCTGAGATGGTTAAGCGGTCTCCAAATCTGGAGAGTTTCAGGTGCTCAGCAACAAGGATAGGATCTGACGGTGGTGTCGCGTTGTCCGAGGCATTAGGGACATGCACACATCTGAAGAAACTGGATCTTAGGGATAACTTGTTCGGTGTTGATGCAGGGATTGCTCTCAGCAAAACCCTTCCAAAGCTTCCTGATCTCGTTGAACTTTATCTCAGTGACCTCAACCTTGAGAATAAGGGTACACTAGCAATTGTCAATGCCCTCAAACTGTCAGCACCTCAGTTGGAAGTCCTTGAATTGGCTGGAAATGAAATAAATGCCAAGGCAGCCCCGGGTATAGCAGAATGCCTAACAGCCATGCAGTCACTTAAGAAGCTGACCTTGGCTGAGAATGAACTCAAGGATGCCGGTGCCGTGATTATTGCAAAATCTTTGGAAGATGGTCATACAAATCTGAAGGAACTTGATGTAAGCACAAACATGTTTCAGAGGGCTGGAGCACGCTGCTTTGCACGGGCAGTTGCAAACAAACCTGGTTTTGTGCAACTGAACATCAATGGTAATTTCATCTCCGATGAAGGGATTGATGAGGTGAAAGATATTTTGAAGGCTGGTAAGAATTCGCTGGATGTTTTGGGCTCACTAGATGAGAACGAACCTGAGGGGGAGcctgatgatggtgatgaggatGATGGTGACGAAGATGCCAAGGATGATAACGTCGAGGACGGGCTGGATTCGAAGCTGCAGAACGTACAGGTGGAGCAGGACGATGAACCATGA
- the LOC120705648 gene encoding shaggy-related protein kinase GSK1 isoform X2 produces the protein MEAPPGPEPMALDAPPAATAAAEDVAAAVPPAGGEKKEGEGGERVPGHIISTTIGGKNGEPKRTISYMAERVVGTGSFGIVFQAKCLETGETFAIKKVLQDRRYKNRELQLMRAMEHPNVICLKHCFFSTTPRDELFLNLVMEYVPETLYRVLKHYSNANQRMPLIYVKLYMYQLFRGLAYIHTVPGVCHRDVKPQNVLVDPLTHQVKLCDFGSAKVLIPGEPNISYICSRYYRAPELIFGATEYTTSIDIWSAGCVLAELLLGQPLFPGESAVDQLVEIIKVLGTPTREEIRCMNPNYTEFRFPQIKAHPWHKIFHKRMPPEAIDLASRLLQYSPNLRCSALDACAHPFFDELRAPNARLPNGRPFPPLFNFKHELANASPELVNRLIPEHIRRQHGVNFGHTGS, from the exons ATGgaggcgccgccggggccggagcCCATGGCGCTGGACGCGCcccctgccgccaccgccgccgccgaggacgtggcggcggcggttccccccgccggcggcgagaag AAGGAAGGCGAGGGGGGAGAGAGGGTCCCGGGCCACATCATCTCCACCACCATCGGCGGGAAGAACGGCGAACCGAAGAGG ACTATAAGTTACATGGCGGAGCGTGTTGTGGGTACAGGTTCATTTGGGATAGTCTTCCAG GCTAAGTGTCTGGAGACTGGGGAGACCTTTGCCATCAAGAAGGTGTTGCAAGATAGACGTTACAAGAACCGGGAGCTGCAACTGATGCGCGCCATGGAACACCCCAATGTCATCTGTCTGAAGCACTGCTTCTTCTCAACGACACCCAGGGATGAGCTGTTTTTGAACCTCGTCATGGAATATGTTCCGGAGACGCTGTATCGTGTCCTGAAGCACTACAGCAATGCGAACCAGAGAATGCCTCTTATCTACGTCAAGCTCTACATGTATCAG CTTTTTAGAGGGCTAGCTTATATTCATACTGTACCAGGAGTCTGCCACAGGGATGTAAAGCCACAAAATGTCCTG GTTGACCCTCTCACCCACCAAGTCAAACTGTGTGACTTTGGAAGCGCTAAAGTCTTG ATTCCCGGTGAACCAAATATATCTTACATTTGCTCTCGTTATTATCGTGCTCCTGAGCTCATATTCGGAGCAACTGAGTATACAACTTCGATAGACATATGGTCAGCTGGGTGTGTTCTTGCGGAGTTACTTCTTGGTCAG CCACTGTTTCCAGGAGAGAGTGCGGTCGACCAGCTAGTGGAGATAATCAAG GTTCTTGGTACTCCAACTCGTGAGGAAATAAGATGCATGAACCCCAACTATACTGAGTTCAGGTTTCCTCAGATAAAGGCTCATCCATGGCACAAG ATTTTCCACAAGAGAATGCCTCCGGAAGCTATAGACCTTGCTTCTCGTCTCCTCCAATACTCACCAAATCTTCGCTGCTCTGCT CTTGATGCATGTGCTCATCCCTTCTTTGATGAGCTACGGGCTCCGAATGCACGCCTGCCAAATGGCCGTCCATTCCCTCCGCTCTTCAACTTCAAGCATGAA CTAGCAAATGCCTCTCCGGAACTCGTCAACAGGCTGATACCGGAACATATTAGACGGCAACATGGCGTCAACTTCGGGCACACCGGAAGCTAG
- the LOC120705648 gene encoding shaggy-related protein kinase GSK1 isoform X1: protein MEAPPGPEPMALDAPPAATAAAEDVAAAVPPAGGEKKEGEGGERVPGHIISTTIGGKNGEPKRTISYMAERVVGTGSFGIVFQAKCLETGETFAIKKVLQDRRYKNRELQLMRAMEHPNVICLKHCFFSTTPRDELFLNLVMEYVPETLYRVLKHYSNANQRMPLIYVKLYMYQLFRGLAYIHTVPGVCHRDVKPQNVLVDPLTHQVKLCDFGSAKVLIPGEPNISYICSRYYRAPELIFGATEYTTSIDIWSAGCVLAELLLGQPLFPGESAVDQLVEIIKVLGTPTREEIRCMNPNYTEFRFPQIKAHPWHKIFHKRMPPEAIDLASRLLQYSPNLRCSALDACAHPFFDELRAPNARLPNGRPFPPLFNFKHEVYKHDLANASPELVNRLIPEHIRRQHGVNFGHTGS, encoded by the exons ATGgaggcgccgccggggccggagcCCATGGCGCTGGACGCGCcccctgccgccaccgccgccgccgaggacgtggcggcggcggttccccccgccggcggcgagaag AAGGAAGGCGAGGGGGGAGAGAGGGTCCCGGGCCACATCATCTCCACCACCATCGGCGGGAAGAACGGCGAACCGAAGAGG ACTATAAGTTACATGGCGGAGCGTGTTGTGGGTACAGGTTCATTTGGGATAGTCTTCCAG GCTAAGTGTCTGGAGACTGGGGAGACCTTTGCCATCAAGAAGGTGTTGCAAGATAGACGTTACAAGAACCGGGAGCTGCAACTGATGCGCGCCATGGAACACCCCAATGTCATCTGTCTGAAGCACTGCTTCTTCTCAACGACACCCAGGGATGAGCTGTTTTTGAACCTCGTCATGGAATATGTTCCGGAGACGCTGTATCGTGTCCTGAAGCACTACAGCAATGCGAACCAGAGAATGCCTCTTATCTACGTCAAGCTCTACATGTATCAG CTTTTTAGAGGGCTAGCTTATATTCATACTGTACCAGGAGTCTGCCACAGGGATGTAAAGCCACAAAATGTCCTG GTTGACCCTCTCACCCACCAAGTCAAACTGTGTGACTTTGGAAGCGCTAAAGTCTTG ATTCCCGGTGAACCAAATATATCTTACATTTGCTCTCGTTATTATCGTGCTCCTGAGCTCATATTCGGAGCAACTGAGTATACAACTTCGATAGACATATGGTCAGCTGGGTGTGTTCTTGCGGAGTTACTTCTTGGTCAG CCACTGTTTCCAGGAGAGAGTGCGGTCGACCAGCTAGTGGAGATAATCAAG GTTCTTGGTACTCCAACTCGTGAGGAAATAAGATGCATGAACCCCAACTATACTGAGTTCAGGTTTCCTCAGATAAAGGCTCATCCATGGCACAAG ATTTTCCACAAGAGAATGCCTCCGGAAGCTATAGACCTTGCTTCTCGTCTCCTCCAATACTCACCAAATCTTCGCTGCTCTGCT CTTGATGCATGTGCTCATCCCTTCTTTGATGAGCTACGGGCTCCGAATGCACGCCTGCCAAATGGCCGTCCATTCCCTCCGCTCTTCAACTTCAAGCATGAAGTATACAAACATGAT CTAGCAAATGCCTCTCCGGAACTCGTCAACAGGCTGATACCGGAACATATTAGACGGCAACATGGCGTCAACTTCGGGCACACCGGAAGCTAG
- the LOC120705653 gene encoding uncharacterized protein LOC120705653: MAALRSALARAMVSRRSSGSSAIAHLLVGRGLEIKQVFRHAAPPIHPAAIRNLGCRRFSTGVRDPAGKAESGLLMWWQRAKNRVKNASMEDKVRVLFVYTLVVLGTPVFYVGMETATELSSLAKAYMFGIVLSSFLLSVWSTI; this comes from the exons atggcggCGCTGCGATCGGCATTGGCGAGGGCGATGGTCAGCCGCCGCTCCTCTGGATCTTCGGCGATCGCGCACCTGCTGGTCGGAAGAGGGCTGGAGATCAAGCAAGTTTTCCGCCATGCGGCGCCGCCGATTCATCCCGCGGCCATCCGTAACCTG GGCTGTCGGCGTTTCTCAACTGGTGTTAGGGATCCAGCAGGCAAAGCTGAGAGTGGTCTGCTCATGTGGTGGCAACG GGCTAAAAACCGTGTGAAGAATGCCAGTATGGAAGATAAGGTCAGGGTTTTGTTTGTGTATACACTGGTCGTTCTTGGGACACCGGTGTTCTATGTGGGGATGGAGACGGCAACGGAGCTCAGCTCTCTCGCCAAAGCGTATATGTTTGGAATTGTACTTTCGTCTTTCCTGTTGTCTGTTTGGTCTACTATATAA